DNA from Pseudodesulfovibrio senegalensis:
CAGCGGAATGTCCACGTCCATGCCCTTGAGGTTGTTGGTGGTCACGTTCTTGAGCGAGATGTGCCCGGTGGCCGTGCGCCGCTCTGTGGGGATGTCGATGCGCATGTCCCCGCGCAAATATTTGCCGGTCAGCGAATCGGATTTGAGCAGTTTTTTCACTGGCCCCTGAAACACGATTTCACCGCCCAGCATGCCGGAGTTCGGCCCCAGTTCGATGACGTGGTCCGCGTGGCGGATGGTGGGTTCGTCGTGCTCCACGACCAATACGGTGTTGCCCCGGCCCTGTAGCGAGCGCAGGGTCTGGAGCAGGCGTTCGTTGTCCCGCGGGTGCAGGCCGATGCTGGGTTCGTCCAGCACGTAGGTCACGCCCACCAGCCCGGAGCCGAGCTGCGACGCCAGACGGATGCGCTGTGCCTCGCCGCCCGAGAGCGTGGCCATGTTGCGGCCGAGGTTGATATAGTCCAACCCCACGTTGACCATGAAGCCCAGCCGATGGGTCAACTCCTTGAGCAGCGGTTCGGCGATCAGGGTCTCGTGGCCCGTGAATTCCAGCGTTTCCAGCCAACCCAGCGCACGGCGGATGGACATGGACACGAATTCGAAAATATTCTTGTCCTGCACGCGCACGGCCAGTGTCTCCGGGCGCAGGCGCGCACCCGCGCAGGTGGGGCAGGGCCGGGTCTGGCGGAAGGTGCTCAGCCAGTGATCCCACACGTCCGACTGCTGAAATCCGTATTCGAGAATGGGGATCACGCCCTGCCATCCGGTCTTGTCACAGCCGAAGAACAGGGCGTCCCACGCCTGTTCGGAATACTCGGCCAGGGGCGTGTCCAGCGTGAATCCGTACTCCTTGCCCAGCGTGGCCAGTTGCGGGCCGTATTGCTTCTGGCGGTAGGCGGATTTCCACGGGATGATGCCGCCCCTGTTCAGGGAAAGTCCCTTGTTCGGGGCCACCAGATCCGGCTCGAAATAGTCCACGGCCCCGATGCCCTTGCATTGCGAGCAGGCACCCTGCGGGCTGTTGAACGAAAAGAGCTGCGGGGTGAGCCTCGGCATGGAAATGCGGCAGGACGGGCAGGTGGACAGGGTGCTCATGGCCCGTTCCGTTCCGTTTTCGCCCATGGTCACCACGGTGATGCGTTCCTCGCCGTATTTTAGGGCCAGCTCCACGGAATCCCCGAGCCGCTTGCGCACGCCGTCCTTGATGACCAGCCGGTCCACCACCAGCTCGACGGTGTGTTTCTTGTTTTTTTCAAGGTCTGGTACGTCGTCCACGAGCATGATCTCGCCATCCACGCGCACACGCACGAAGCCGTCCTTTTTGAGCCGGGCCAGCAGGTCCTTGTGGGTTCCCTTCTGGTGCTCGGCCATGGGAGCCAGCAGCATGAATTTGGTGCCCTGCTCCATGGACAGGATGTCGTCGATGATGCGGTCCGTGGTTTGGGCCTCGATGGCCAGGCCGCACTTGGGGCAATGGAATTTGCCCAGCCGGGCAAAGAATACGCGCAGAAAGTCGTAGATTTCCGTGACCGTGCCCACGGTGGAGCGCGGGTTGCGCGAGGTGGTCTGCTGTTCCAGAGAAATGGCCGGGGAAAGCCCTTCCACCCTGTCCACCTGCGGTTTGTCCATCTGCGGCAGGAACTGGCGGGCATAGG
Protein-coding regions in this window:
- the uvrA gene encoding excinuclease ABC subunit UvrA — encoded protein: MNKNTSDNCIHIEGARHHNLKDLTLDIPREQLVVVCGPSGSGKSTLAFDIVYAEGQRRYVESLSAYARQFLPQMDKPQVDRVEGLSPAISLEQQTTSRNPRSTVGTVTEIYDFLRVFFARLGKFHCPKCGLAIEAQTTDRIIDDILSMEQGTKFMLLAPMAEHQKGTHKDLLARLKKDGFVRVRVDGEIMLVDDVPDLEKNKKHTVELVVDRLVIKDGVRKRLGDSVELALKYGEERITVVTMGENGTERAMSTLSTCPSCRISMPRLTPQLFSFNSPQGACSQCKGIGAVDYFEPDLVAPNKGLSLNRGGIIPWKSAYRQKQYGPQLATLGKEYGFTLDTPLAEYSEQAWDALFFGCDKTGWQGVIPILEYGFQQSDVWDHWLSTFRQTRPCPTCAGARLRPETLAVRVQDKNIFEFVSMSIRRALGWLETLEFTGHETLIAEPLLKELTHRLGFMVNVGLDYINLGRNMATLSGGEAQRIRLASQLGSGLVGVTYVLDEPSIGLHPRDNERLLQTLRSLQGRGNTVLVVEHDEPTIRHADHVIELGPNSGMLGGEIVFQGPVKKLLKSDSLTGKYLRGDMRIDIPTERRTATGHISLKNVTTNNLKGMDVDIPLGVLTCVTGVSGSGKSSLVVDSLYKHLQLHMGTRADNPGTIGGIEGLEQVEKVISIDQTPIGRTPRSNPATYTKIFDEIRKLFAGSKEGKKRGYKPGRFSFNVKGGRCEACRGDGQIKIEMHFLPDVYVTCDTCKGKRYNAQTLEVTYREKNIAEVLDMTVRQAKAFFEHHPGLARRLTVLEQVGLEYLHLGQPATTLSGGEAQRIKISRELGKRSLPGALYILDEPTTGLHMHEVGKLIRVLHQLVDKGATVVVIEHNTDVIMSSDHVIDLGPGGGEHGGEIVASGTPEQILADPNSVTGRFLNT